The DNA sequence ATTTACCAAAAGCAGCAACTTCAGATCATTTTCGCTTAATACTTGAAGAAGGGAGTATAGTCGAACCGGAATCATTTTACTCGGCTTTAGATGCTGATGTTTTATTTTCCTGCGTTGATAGGAATTGGCCTCGTCAAGTTTTAAATCACATTGCATACACATGTCTAATCCCGGTAGTTGATGGGGGAGTCTCTATCTTTGTACGTAAAAATGGTGAGGTTCAGCACGCAGTTGTAAGGGCACAAACTGTTGGCCCGGAGAGAGCGTGTCTTAGTTGCCTTGGAATGTATGATGCAGGAAAGATACAACTTGAACGAGATGGGATATTAATAGATCCAGAATATATTAGAAATCTGGGTACTGATGAGCGATACAAGCTTGAACAAGAGTCTCAGAACATTATGCCATTTTCAGTACTCTTGTCAGGTATTGAAATGGGTCAATTCATAGAATTGGTGACTGGAATTGCAAGCACCGGAGATATTGGTCGACAACAATATGATTACTTAACCGGAGAAATGAGTCCAGATCGGGAAACCTGTCATCCGGACTGTGAATACGTTCGAAGAATAGGCGATGGGTCAATAAATCTCCCAGTATTGGGCAAAGATCCAGCAATCGATTAATTGCTGTGTTAGTATGATTTTCCAAGAACCTTAGCAAACGAAAAATCAAATTATGCTTGCGTAATGGCAATTTAGCCTCTTTAAACTTGACTTTCGGGATTAATACATTGTTCATCTAACTCTCATTTGGGTTCCCAAGGATAGGACACCAAGGAAAGCCTGTTATTAAGATCAGTGAGAATTATCTAATGTCCGACGAGACCAGTCTTTGAATAATTAATGTGTAAGACTTGATAAATAAAGCTTCACTGCTGTCTATCTTTTTATTTACCCATACAAAAATCCGAAGAGCTCGATTTATATTCATATATTGCACTCAGTTACCCTGTGAATAGATCAAATGAAACCTTCCATTAGGGTCCAGTCCTAGTATCCCCCTTAACCTCCATTTTCAATTCCACCAATTTTTTTATCCAGAACAGGTTCTGGATACCTGAGGGACGCCAATTTGCCTCCTGCCAATGAATATCTCCGGCTGAAGCCGTGATGGGCATCACCACCTTCTTTCTGTTCTGATCTACCAGCTTAAGAGCGTAAGGAAAAGTATTAGGCAGTCCACTTCACTTATAGATTTTGTGTACTTACTTCCTCCCTATTATGAAAAAAATCATTTAAGATACTTTTTATCGTCTTCCTCGTCCTCATCGAGGCCCAATTGCCTAAATGATTCTGGATCAATAGCCTCTCTTGATAATTCTATCCCATTCACTATAAATTTGTCTAGCCTTGCATATTTGTCAAACTCAATGAACCTGATTGCCCTCCGTAATGCCAAGAGTTCTTCCTTTTGATTTATCATCTCCGTTTTCAGTCGTAACAATTGTTCCTCATCCCTTTCACGGTTGTGTCCTTCTCCACGTAAGTGTAAAGCAATATCAACGGCAGTACGTACAGCTGTTACTCCGACTGAAACCAAAAGGGAAAGGTCGAAAGAATTTCTCCCTTTCTTTACACTGAAAGTTTTGACGTCCGCTATTTTTCCGTGGTCAAAACTCCTCAAAACCGCACTTATTATCCAGGTTCCTGCCATGATATTGGAGCCAATCAACTCCAGCTTTAACTCATTAGTGTCGTAATTTCTAACCGGCAAATCTTCACCCAATTAAACTCACTCCCTTACGCTTCTTGCATTAAATTTGTTAAAATTCACTCATCCACCTCAAAATCCGGCGTACTAGTTCGGTCTTTGCTCATTGCGGGCTGGATGTTAGATTTTCTCTCTATTATGATTTTTTCCCTAAATTTGCCATTATAATATTCCATTACGCCGCCGCACGAAGGGCAAAGGACAGTGTCTAAGTTATTAAGTTTGAAGGGGGCGGCAGGAAGCATCACGAATTCTGTCCCACAGTTCTTATAAGGGCAATGGTAAACATATTTCTGGCTTTTAGCATGTGGGTCTTTAAAATTTATTTTAGGACTATTCTCGTAAAATTCTATAATACCTTCTACACTTGATTTCAAGGTTGAAGGACTAACATTTGAGTTGACAGGAAGAAATACATCGAAATCCAATACAGGAAAATTAAACATGGGATCGGTTGTTACGAGCCATATGTCTCTTTTGAATGCTGCCGCAATGCCGATTTCAAAGGACATCCAATTAGTAGTATGCAGCCAATATTTACGATCATTATTTTTAATGATATTAATTAATCCAGGCCCTACTAGTACAAAAACAACCTTGGAAGTGCAGATATCATTGATTATGTCCTTTTCTGGAGGAGAACCCATTTTTTCAAACTCCTTGCGAAATATCCTCACGCCAGTGCCTATCCTTGGAGCGACTTCATCAAAAACATCTGCTAATTTTTTATCCTCTTTAGAATGGCAAAGAAAAATCCCATAGTGCTTCGTGTCTTCAGAGCAGCCACAATTTTTGCTCATAATCATTTCCCTCCTCTCACCCTCGCGAACATGTCCTGGACAGGTGCAAGTGTCAGGGCATACCCGACATGATAGCAGTCAAAGCTTTCATCCTCCTCGCACCATAGCCTGAGGTGACCCTGGCCGTTTTCCCGTATGTATATGTTGAATATGCGTTCCCTTCCGGTCCCTTCATGGTTGGTCTCCATGATGGTTACATGATCTTCGTAGACATTCACATGGAACAGGGCATGAAGATTCTTCCACTTCTCTCGCCATTCCTCCGGGACCTGTACTTCAATTCTGCCTTCATTCTCAAAAACAGTTGCGCCTCTGGCTGCTTCCTCTGCACGCTTCAGCTGTTCGGCTACGGCATGGCCCTTGGGAGTTAGGGTAATTTCATAAGTTCGACGACCGTACTCAGATAATTTTTTTGTAATATATCCATCCCCTTCGAGTGCATCGAGGAGTTTGTCTAGAGTCTGATTACTTGTTACAACATCAAATAATTCGTGTTTCATGAACGAGTCCTTTTCAGTAAGCCTGCGAAGGATTGTATTTGCATACTTAAGGTCAAGAGAATTCATTTGCTAAGTGACTAATTACTGCTAACATAAGAACTTCCTTATATTAGTTATTTAACTAATGATTAACCTTTTAAACATCTCTAACTTATTGTTCATCAGTTAACAAATGGTGAATGACATGGTAACAACGAATGGAAAAGTCGTAAAACTAAGCATTGAGAACTACGAGAGATTAAAAGATGCAAAATTCGAACTTCGCATGCCATCTTTTGATGGTGTGGTAGCTAGGCTGCTTGATGAAGACAACACAGAGGTATACCCTTGTCTCCGACCGGAACCCGGAAAAAGTGGTGATTTTTGGACAGAGAGTATTATTTCGAAAACATGACAATGGCCGGAAGGAGGAAGTAAGCATGGGTTCTGCTCAGACAGTAATGGGGCTGGCCGGGTTTGAACCGACGGCCACCTGGTTATGAGCCAGGCGCTCTACCTGGCTGAGCTACAGCCCCAACGCCGCTGATAGGCGTTCTGATAAATAGTTCGATTGCACATAAAGATATCGCCCCTCTTGATTAAATGGTCGCCTTGGGACATCATCTTGATTCTATCTATGAGGGCATCATGAAGTTCATAGAGGTTTCTGGATGGAACCGGTAAGTCTTGATAAAACTGAAGATGGAATGCCCAGATATCTGGAAATATCCAAATGACCCTAATATTGCAGTAGCTCAAGTTCCAATGGCATCCGGACATCTACGCTTATGCTTCTAATTCATCGGTGTATTTTTTCCTTCCGGGAGAGCTGAGACCTCGTGAGATATCACGCTCAAGGGCATCCGGGGTCGGGTTATATTTTCCTGACTATTGGGATTCTTACATTGTTTGCGGATGATCCAGAATTTGACGGTTGTAACGCAGCATTACAACCTGAACTGCAACTCAAAATTCACCGGAAAGTATATAATGTATATATCAGTATCTTAATCTATGTTCTTCAAAAATAGGAAAAATACGCTAGTAACAGCTGTGTCGCTTATCATAGCGGTTGCTTTTGTGATGCTATGGTTTTCTCCGGTTGTCAGCAACACAGGTCAAACAGCAGTCACAGGCAATGAAAGTGTTATACTGGCAAATGGGGCATTTTCGAGTAACTCCTTTAACGCACATAATGTCAGCCAAACATACTTACAGCTTGGCGGAACAAATATTACCATATACCGGGAAAATATCAGCAGAGGCACTACAAGTGGTTTTGCCACAGTCACCAAGATCAACGGCACAATATCGTCGTGGACGATTTACCAGAATAACCTATTCAGTGGCATAGTGAGTCTGGAAGCCATGTACTATGGCCATGTATCCAGTTACGTAACCCATACTAACGAATCTAACTCGGCTGGCGTTGAAGTGACCACAAACATCACAAACCACACTTTAGCGAGTCAGATAGCGACTGCTACATCTAGTGATGCAAAGTATAGCATCGGTTTGTTTGGCTGGGCTGCCAGTTTTTCAGAGAGTGAGCTTGGAATCTTAAATGCCTATTTCTTTGATGGTGCTACCCTGACAACGTTCATAGCACTTATAATTGCACTGGCAGGAGTATCAGGAGGAGTGGGAGCTGCAATAGCTGGCGCCATAATTGCTTTGGGAGCGGTAGTCATATATACATTATATACAGATTGTGGTAATGATGGCGGATATATAGGAACGACCTGGCTCGGTTCGTTTGTGGTAGGGTGTAATCCAGTTCCTTGGGGCTATTGAGGTGATTTAGATCTCCTCACAGTTCCTAAAATTCCGGAAATATTCAAAGAAGACAAAGATACTATGGTATGTGGGTATATCATATGCTACAGTTATCCTTTTTTTTGCTATTTATAATACTGTCTATGGACCATTTTCGAATACGCATTTGACTGATATGATAATTTTGGTCGTGATACTCGTTACATACGGGGTAATTTTCAATCTCCTTTTATACTGGAAGATTTTAAAATAGTTCAGGATTTGTCCTGCATAATTAGGGATGAAACTCGGGACTTCATGGGATCGCACTCCTAGGTATGTGGGCACTGCCAAAGAGTATGGCGGAAAGATACCTGGAGAAATGGATCTCATGGACCATGTGATCAGGCATTAGGGAGATAGTGAGATTCGGAAATACAGTTAAGAGGAATTTCAACGCCATAGTCAGTGCAATAAAGCTTGATCTAAGCAACTCTGCTGCAGAGGGCATAAACAACAAGATCAAGACAGCCTTGAAGCGTTCATGCGGACTCAAGTCAGATGAATATAATGATACGATGATATTCCTGGTTGCAGGAAAGCTCGAACTTCCAATACTCCCGAGTAAATAAAATGGTTGGATTACTTATATACCTCTTCGATGCTGAAGAGAACCAAAAAATTAGATGGAAGGAACGTCTCTTCCGCAGGACGCGCATTTGCACCGCCGCGAGCGATGAACAAAACGCCGTTGATCGGATTTGAACCGATGACCGCTCGGTTAACAGCCGAGTGCTCTACCTACTGAGCTACAACGGCACTTGGTTATGGTTAAGAGATTGCTTTCTTTTAATCTTTTCGCAGTGTGCTCATCGGCTAATAAGGTTGCCAGACCTGAATTGTACGTAGCAATCAATTCAATTCCTGTAATGATCAGTTTCCATGCCTCGATGCCAAACACTAAACTCCTGATACGCGTAAATTAAATGCAGGCCTTGGAAAATAGAGGAAATTGATCACACTCACCTTATCCGTTCTTGCCATCACAGGCTGCGTGGCTATTTCATGGGAACAGAATTACTCAACGGCAGCAGGATAGTAGCGTTAGAGACAAAGCACTACAGCGAATCCAAATCAATGCCACATAAATCCGAGATCTCTTTGTGAAGCCTGAAAATCCTATCTGCGGCTTCCTGGAGTCCCTTTTCTTTGTAATGATCAACCGTTTCCTTCAATGTTACCCGGTTCCCTCTCGAAATCAGGTTATCTGCCTGTGCTACAATCTTCTCCTCAAGCCTCTCAGGCATGTAATTTCTGTCAGGCAGGCCGAGTTTCCTGGCCTCTTCTGTTGTAATGCCCGCACCAGTGTGTCTTTCCGCAATTCTTACTATCGCGTCGTCTATATTTCTCTCTCTAAGAATGTCAGCGCCGGAGGCTGAATGATCAACCCCATGGGTTTTTGTGCGGCCGATGTCATGGAGAAGTGCGCCAGCGGTCACAAGATCCAGGTCTGCATTTGTCAATTCTGCTATCCTGACCGCAAGGTTCTTCACCGCAAGTGAGTGGGAAATTATTGATTGATCGGCCCCCTCATCAGTCAGGATCCTGATACAATCGACCTCGTCCGGGAATATCCTGACGGTCTTCCCTCTTTCCGTGGGGATTATCCTTAATTTCGATCTGAATCCTGAAGCCATTTCCTTACCATCAAATAACCTGTCCAGAAATATGGCAAGCGCAGAAACCTCACTGTGCGGCTGGTTCATGACCGCAACGTTGTAATCGCAACTCTGGTAAACTTCAGGTGGAACTTTCTCCGCGCCCACAACAACTAGTAGGTCACGATTTGCAAACTGGGGTCTGATGTCCGCCATAGCCTGATCTACGGGTATGCCGTACATGGTAAGATGTATCTTTATCCCATGGAATTCCTGTAATTTTTTTCTCCAGTTTACTCCGGTCTCAATTGTAAAATTTCCACCGAAATTAGTTACCACGGATTTTACCGTATCCTCAAGGTTCTCATCTCTGCTATCCACGGATATGCCAGAAGCACCGAATGCCCGGGAGACAAGAGCAACATGGGTAGTAATCCGTTTGTCCCTGTACGGTCTGTGGCCGATTCGCAACACACTAACACTGGTCAAGAAACTATCACACCGCACCAATTATTGGCTTTCAATAAGTTCTATTTTGAACCCTTTTATCTGTAGTATACTTGATCTCTTTACTATCCCTCTCAGAAGAGTCTGGGATATGCTGAGTTTTTCGGCTACCTCACCGAGGAAAACGCCTTCTCCGTTTATCATCATTCCTTTGATTTCATTTTCGTACTTATCCAGGTCAACGTCAGAAAAAGTGGTAGCATATATTATGTCTGCAAGTTCTCCCATTGATCCGAGCAGGTTTATCTGGACGCTCGTGTAATAAGTGTGGTATGCTTTTTCTGGTCCCTTTTCGCTTGTTATCCACTGGCTCTCGATTAGCTTAATCTTATCCAGGTAGAGCAGGGCTTTCTTTCCAAGTGCGCCATATTTTTCATCTATCTGGGGCATTGTTACCCAGCTTGACGCGAGATCCAGAAGAAGCCTTCTCTTAACATCTGTGTCGGCAGCATGGAAAATTGATACCAATTCACCTATGTCATTCACAACTTTTATTCTGCTGACCATATGGAATCCCTATGGCAAGATGAGATATAATTATTTCTTAATATTTTTAAATGGATATAATTTTCAGCAGGATAATGGTTATTTTCTTTTTTTGCGGATCTCGTAAAGTAGCATCTTGTCATAGTCAGCAGTTACCTTGATTTTCTTGTTCTTGAGTATTTTCTGCGCTTTCTCCGTAATATCCCTAATATCTTCCGAAGGCACCCCGCGATAGATGATCATCTCTTTCATGTTTTGAGGGAAAATCATCCTGTATTTTGAACCCTCTTTGTTGTACCCGATTGGCTTCCTGTTCTTTTCTATCTCCATCATGTTAAGTTCAAGTGCAACCTGGTCGTATTGCTCCTCCTCAACATTCTGTTTGGTTTCGCTGCTGATCAGTCCCCACAGTTCCGGGAACGCCTTATCAAGGCTTTTCCATTGAAATTTATCATCGAAGTACAGGTGGCCGCTCCAGTTTTTCACTTTTCTTTATTGGATTTTCCATATTTAAGTTTACTCACGGAAGCGCGTCATTGATTTCAAGAGCCAGATATGAATTCAGGGAAAAATATTAAAGGAGATTAGCGTTAGCCGGTATGCATAGCTCCGTGGTGTAGTGGCCAAGCATAACGGGCTCTGGACCCGTCGACGGCAGTTCGAATCTGCCCGGAGCTACTTGTAAGAGTGATCTGATGGCTGAAGGTGTAGATGAGGGGGAAGATGTGAATGTGTCATTCTGTGACCTTATTGAGAAGGATATCCCTCTGAGCCATGAATTTTTCAGGTATCAGACATGCATTAATCTCGCGCAGGCAAATATAGGAATTGCAATATCCACAGGATCAAAACTGCAGGAAACGAGGGAGATACTGGACATGCTCGACACAATCTCCAGCGGCATATATGACAGTGATGTCAGGCTCCCAGATGACCAAAGGAAAAAGATACGGAGATCGGAAGACACCTGGATTGACATGAAAGAAAAAATGAGCAAGGCCGACCTCAGGTCTGCCTACCTGCTCGGCGCCAGCTCATACATGCAGGATGCAGTTGGACATCTCGTTGCCGCACGTGCTGATAAAGATTTTTCCGGGCTGATCTCTGATTATACTATAAAGTACCTGCACAAGCTAAGTCAGTACACATACAGGGAAGCCATGGGACACGTCTTGATGTGACTCAGTTTCCACCCTTCGCAGCATTTTCAAGGAAAGGAACATAAGATGCGGGCTCCTTGACGTACCTTTCCAGGAGCATAGTATTGTCCCTGTAATAGTCCAGCAGGAACATTCCTATTTCCTCTGGCGAAAATACGCCTCTTTCCGAGATCTTCCTGATGGAACTCTTCCTTGATAATCGACCTGCTGGCTTTGCCGGGTGATGTCCCATTGCCGATCTGGCAGTGTTGATTGCATCAAGGAAACTCAACTTTTTTCGCCCCGATACGTTTATTGCACCCTTGGTTTCCAGAGAATTCTTGATAACATTGATAAGGTCGGCAATGTGTACCGGGCTCAGGTTCCCTTCCTGCGGAAATTTGCTGAAGCCCTCCCCGGCAAGCTTAACTATCCTGCTGGTAATGTGATCTCCAGTTCCAAACACAAAGGAAGGTCTTACAATAAGATGATTTTTGATCAGCTGCACGTTTCCTTCTGCAACCCTCTTCACCCTGAAGTATTCGGTTTTTCCCTTTTCCAGGTTTATGTGGGAGAAGTAAACCAGCTTCTGTTCCTTGTCAATCTTTTTTATCCCCTTGACTATATTCTTCATTCCGTTTACCTGAACGTCAAAGTGCGTCTCATCCTTTTCGTCATTGGAGCGGGCAGCAACAACCACCATGTCGTATCCTCCCACAGCCTCCATGACCTTTGCTTCATCCAGGATATTTCCCTCAATCCATTTTGCTCCGAAATCGTCAAGTTCCTTTGAGCGATGGCGGGAATAGTAAGCGTTTTCTTCTGCTCCGAATAGTTTTATGAAGTTGGTTCCAATAAAGCCGGAGCCGCCAAATACAATTATTTTCACATAGCTCTATCATTCATGCAAATATTAAGGTTTTCAGGATTGTACCCAGATCAACCAAGATATTTTTAACATCAATGCCTTATGGATAACTGATGAAACACGGTGGCAGAAATGTATACATGGTTTCCGGTGGAGTGACAAAATTTGCCAAAGCCACGCCGGAGATGGATTTCAGGCTGAGGGTCAAGAAGGCGTTTGACTACGCAATGAATGACGTCAATCTGACATTGAACGATATTGATGGATCGGTTGCTTCCTATTTTGCGGATCATTTCCAGCGTCAGCTGATGGCTGGCATTATGGTTCAGGACTACCTTGGCCTTACCCCGAAACCAAGCAAGAGGGTTGAGGGCGGAGGAGCCACCGGCGGACTGGCATTCCAGACGGGATTCGAGGAAATAGCTTCCGGTAGAATGGACACATGCGCTGTATACGGATTTGAGACAATGTCACACGTAAACACATGGAAGGGTAATGAGTTTATAGCCCTTGCAAGCGACACTAACTTTGACTATCCCGTTGGGGGCTTCTACACCGGTTATTATGCAATGATGGCGGTCAGGCACATGCACGAGTTCGGCACAACGGTTGAACAACTGGCAAAGGTCTCGGTAAAGAACCACAAGAATGCATTGCATAACCCGTATGCCCAGAGTCCCATGAATATAACAGTAAGCGATGTACGGAACTCTCCAATGGTGTCATATCCGCTTACCAGGCTCGATGTATGCACAATGTCGGATGGAGCTGCAGTTGCACTCCTTGCGTCGGAAGAAAAAGCATTCGAGATTACTGACAGACCCGTACTGATAAAGAGTATAGGAACCGGCACAGATACCATGAGACTTTCCGACAGGCCTATGGGAAAGGTTCCTCTGCTTCCCAATGAAAAGGAATCTGACTACTCCAATCTGAAATATCCGGGAGTTCACTCCTTCAGGGCTGGCAGAACAGCGGC is a window from the Thermoplasmatales archaeon genome containing:
- a CDS encoding Putative NADH-flavin reductase; the encoded protein is MKIIVFGGSGFIGTNFIKLFGAEENAYYSRHRSKELDDFGAKWIEGNILDEAKVMEAVGGYDMVVVAARSNDEKDETHFDVQVNGMKNIVKGIKKIDKEQKLVYFSHINLEKGKTEYFRVKRVAEGNVQLIKNHLIVRPSFVFGTGDHITSRIVKLAGEGFSKFPQEGNLSPVHIADLINVIKNSLETKGAINVSGRKKLSFLDAINTARSAMGHHPAKPAGRLSRKSSIRKISERGVFSPEEIGMFLLDYYRDNTMLLERYVKEPASYVPFLENAAKGGN
- a CDS encoding acetyl-CoA acetyltransferase, which translates into the protein MKHGGRNVYMVSGGVTKFAKATPEMDFRLRVKKAFDYAMNDVNLTLNDIDGSVASYFADHFQRQLMAGIMVQDYLGLTPKPSKRVEGGGATGGLAFQTGFEEIASGRMDTCAVYGFETMSHVNTWKGNEFIALASDTNFDYPVGGFYTGYYAMMAVRHMHEFGTTVEQLAKVSVKNHKNALHNPYAQSPMNITVSDVRNSPMVSYPLTRLDVCTMSDGAAVALLASEEKAFEITDRPVLIKSIGTGTDTMRLSDRPMGKVPLLPNEKESDYSNLKYPGVHSFRAGRTAAKEAYEGAGITDPIEELDLVELHDAYTSSEIQTYEDLGLCKYGDGGKFIDEGKSEIKGKIPVNPSGGLLASGHPVGASGIMQSVFMFWQLQRTVKKHFKDDFLQVNNPKRGLIHSHAGTGTYVTATIMEAVK
- a CDS encoding tRNA (cytidine(56)-2'-O)-methyltransferase — translated: MTSVSVLRIGHRPYRDKRITTHVALVSRAFGASGISVDSRDENLEDTVKSVVTNFGGNFTIETGVNWRKKLQEFHGIKIHLTMYGIPVDQAMADIRPQFANRDLLVVVGAEKVPPEVYQSCDYNVAVMNQPHSEVSALAIFLDRLFDGKEMASGFRSKLRIIPTERGKTVRIFPDEVDCIRILTDEGADQSIISHSLAVKNLAVRIAELTNADLDLVTAGALLHDIGRTKTHGVDHSASGADILRERNIDDAIVRIAERHTGAGITTEEARKLGLPDRNYMPERLEEKIVAQADNLISRGNRVTLKETVDHYKEKGLQEAADRIFRLHKEISDLCGIDLDSL
- a CDS encoding ArsR transcriptional regulator yields the protein MVSRIKVVNDIGELVSIFHAADTDVKRRLLLDLASSWVTMPQIDEKYGALGKKALLYLDKIKLIESQWITSEKGPEKAYHTYYTSVQINLLGSMGELADIIYATTFSDVDLDKYENEIKGMMINGEGVFLGEVAEKLSISQTLLRGIVKRSSILQIKGFKIELIESQ